One stretch of Nitrospirota bacterium DNA includes these proteins:
- a CDS encoding YjbQ family protein codes for MRIHTTTIELETRKKVEDLNVTNRIQQAVSESGIHEGIAFVFSGHTTAGVYLSNTDSVLPKDIQDFLEELIPNKPTYRHNLYGKNASAHMKSILVGADITLPVMESKVVLGQWQAIFFGEFDGPRKRKFIVRIMGE; via the coding sequence GTGCGCATCCATACGACGACCATCGAACTGGAAACCCGGAAAAAGGTCGAGGATTTGAACGTGACCAACCGGATTCAGCAGGCCGTATCGGAAAGCGGTATTCATGAGGGGATTGCCTTTGTCTTCTCGGGCCATACCACCGCCGGTGTGTATCTCTCCAATACCGACAGCGTCCTCCCGAAGGACATTCAGGATTTTCTCGAGGAGCTCATTCCGAACAAACCGACCTACCGCCACAATCTGTACGGGAAGAACGCCAGCGCGCACATGAAATCCATCCTGGTGGGCGCGGATATCACGCTGCCCGTCATGGAATCCAAGGTGGTGCTGGGCCAATGGCAAGCGATTTTCTTCGGTGAATTCGACGGACCTCGAAAACGGAAGTTCATCGTCCGCATCATGGGGGAGTAG
- a CDS encoding DUF3047 domain-containing protein: MAEPGIRILEDFSSSAVGRFPAGWKKSRDKPPAPYEVIEESGERYLHALDRGESIKIVKKAEWDPSEFPFLRFRWRVHQLPPRANEKLRNDSAAGVYVVFERRGIQIYPNALKYVWSTGLPVGDSVRTGRGYNQIVVLESGEEKKGLWIEESVNVCSDYRRFFGKSAPDVQAIGILTDANATDSSAEADYDDFALARAGSGESADCTP, from the coding sequence ATGGCGGAGCCGGGCATCCGTATTCTTGAAGACTTTTCCTCATCCGCGGTCGGTCGCTTCCCCGCAGGTTGGAAGAAGTCGCGCGATAAGCCCCCCGCGCCCTACGAAGTGATCGAGGAAAGTGGAGAACGGTACCTACACGCCTTGGACCGGGGTGAATCGATCAAGATCGTGAAAAAGGCAGAATGGGACCCGAGCGAATTCCCGTTTCTGCGCTTTCGCTGGCGGGTGCATCAACTCCCTCCAAGGGCGAACGAGAAGCTGAGAAATGACAGTGCCGCCGGTGTGTACGTGGTCTTCGAGCGGCGCGGGATCCAGATCTACCCGAATGCGCTCAAATATGTCTGGAGCACGGGCCTCCCGGTGGGAGATTCGGTTCGAACGGGCAGGGGGTACAACCAGATCGTGGTACTTGAAAGCGGTGAAGAGAAGAAGGGGCTGTGGATTGAAGAATCGGTTAACGTTTGCAGTGACTACCGGCGATTCTTTGGAAAATCGGCTCCGGACGTCCAAGCCATCGGAATTCTCACCGACGCGAACGCCACGGATTCATCGGCCGAAGCAGACTACGATGACTTCGCGCTGGCCCGAGCGGGATCGGGGGAGTCCGCCGACTGTACGCCCTAA
- the ndk gene encoding nucleoside-diphosphate kinase: protein MNERTLALVKPDGVERGLIGEVIRRWEKAGLRIVTLKMVRLSKAEAEFFYQVHKGKGFFESLTKFMSSGPIVALVLEGENAILKNREIMGATNPKDAAPGTIRKDFATEIEKNIVHGSDGPQTAAWEMCFFFGGLESLR, encoded by the coding sequence ATGAATGAACGGACGCTGGCTCTGGTGAAGCCGGATGGGGTCGAACGCGGACTCATCGGCGAGGTCATTCGCCGATGGGAGAAGGCCGGGCTCAGGATCGTCACGCTGAAAATGGTGCGATTGTCGAAGGCGGAAGCGGAATTCTTCTACCAGGTTCACAAGGGCAAGGGTTTTTTCGAGAGCCTGACGAAATTCATGTCGTCCGGACCGATCGTGGCACTTGTGCTGGAAGGGGAAAACGCGATCCTCAAGAACCGCGAGATCATGGGAGCCACGAACCCCAAGGATGCCGCACCCGGCACGATCCGAAAGGATTTCGCAACGGAGATAGAGAAGAATATTGTTCACGGGTCCGATGGGCCCCAGACGGCCGCTTGGGAGATGTGTTTCTTCTTCGGCGGACTCGAATCCTTGAGATAA
- the mtnP gene encoding S-methyl-5'-thioadenosine phosphorylase, which yields MNARADLGVIGGSGMYDMQGLHAVRKVKVHTPFGDPSDSIILGELEGRRLAFLPRHGVGHRILPSELNFRANIFAMKLLGVRQIVSLGAVGSMKESIQPGHMVVPDQFFDRTLNRPRTFFGDGVVVHINFADPLCSSLGRALGDAAAKVGATVHRGGTYICIEGPQFSTRAESKVFRSWGVDVIGMTNLSEARLAREAEICYATLALVTDYDCWHETEEDVNIESVLRILKQNAETAKSIVKAVAAILPEAAACSCGSALKNAIITDPKRIPASTRRSLAPLIGKYLPKPRRKR from the coding sequence ATGAATGCCCGCGCGGACCTCGGCGTCATCGGCGGGAGCGGCATGTACGATATGCAGGGTCTGCACGCCGTGCGCAAAGTGAAGGTCCACACCCCTTTCGGCGATCCCTCCGACTCCATCATCCTGGGCGAACTCGAAGGACGTCGCCTGGCCTTCCTGCCGCGTCATGGAGTGGGGCACCGAATCCTTCCTTCTGAATTGAATTTCCGGGCGAACATCTTTGCGATGAAACTGCTCGGTGTGCGACAGATCGTTTCGCTTGGAGCGGTGGGCAGCATGAAAGAGTCGATCCAGCCGGGGCACATGGTCGTTCCCGATCAATTCTTCGATCGAACTCTGAATCGGCCGCGGACCTTTTTTGGGGATGGAGTGGTGGTCCATATCAATTTCGCCGATCCGCTGTGTTCCTCCCTGGGGAGGGCTCTCGGCGATGCTGCCGCGAAAGTAGGGGCAACCGTTCATCGTGGTGGGACCTACATCTGCATCGAAGGGCCTCAGTTCTCGACACGCGCTGAATCGAAGGTGTTCCGTTCGTGGGGAGTGGACGTAATCGGCATGACCAATCTCTCGGAAGCGCGGCTCGCCCGGGAGGCGGAGATCTGCTACGCGACACTCGCATTGGTCACCGACTACGACTGCTGGCATGAGACCGAAGAAGATGTGAACATTGAAAGTGTGCTCCGCATTTTGAAGCAGAATGCCGAAACGGCGAAGTCCATCGTGAAGGCCGTGGCGGCCATCCTACCGGAGGCCGCCGCATGCTCGTGCGGCTCGGCGCTCAAGAACGCGATCATCACCGATCCAAAGCGCATACCGGCATCCACCCGACGAAGCCTCGCCCCTTTGATCGGAAAGTACCTTCCGAAGCCTCGGAGGAAACGCTAA
- a CDS encoding HAMP domain-containing protein has product MSNFRTAFLAIALTHAIFFVCEMAGFGGFFLISIHHTGLQSRLVGINFIAVLFLQVGAVLPLIYRQMKRGWAKATPGTPEGREALRQVLVLPWFGTGISFALWYGVGAVFLFFQIALGGMGWVDAIIVSGAYILSTSAFHIDRLLLWRYLLRRRVETLQGPNDFIACFRLTVLEKLFASAAFLGFVAITLSYFYALRLIVMTPEQMRVAYTFSIPVVVFYPVFVIGFTLLRLNPVLEYMKHEVEGLPHKEKNLRQARLVALRFPYELAAVILLLWTGAGMFFVPVQVFFLDMPLRKAFVLFAGLIPTALGVGLYQANWHRRILKPFIAHLSERHPEIVGTVRALSLRWKLMASFLALTVFTVSLAYLASTLQSIQALDPGLLIVFFAVLLLVAVGVVVYWSDDISQPLVELAQTASDIGTGDLTRRVSVGEEDEIGRLAMAFNRMEAALREKMESIRSLNLDLDNKVKERTRELEQTLSELKHAQAQVIHSEKMASLGQLVAGVAHELNNPLSFVYSNVKLLQELVDRLKRAGAAPDLIDRMERLLKGMDEGADRARKIVGDLKTFSRLDEAEWKRVDIHEGLESSLNLIHNKMKKNIQIHRELDTLPKIGCYASELNQVFLNLLVNAVDAISERGDLWLRTRRKDGSVEIEIEDNGAGMPPEVQKKIFEPFYTTKPVGRGTGLGLSISYNIVQKHGGSIRVDSSPGRGTKFTISLPVREIPLT; this is encoded by the coding sequence GTGTCGAACTTCCGCACCGCCTTCCTGGCGATCGCACTGACGCATGCCATTTTCTTCGTCTGCGAAATGGCGGGCTTCGGCGGGTTCTTTCTGATATCGATCCACCACACCGGTCTTCAGTCGCGTCTGGTCGGTATCAATTTTATTGCCGTTCTTTTCCTTCAGGTCGGGGCCGTGCTCCCGCTCATCTACCGCCAGATGAAACGCGGATGGGCGAAGGCGACCCCCGGCACTCCTGAGGGGAGGGAGGCGCTCCGACAGGTCCTCGTTCTCCCATGGTTCGGAACGGGGATTTCGTTCGCCCTCTGGTACGGAGTGGGCGCGGTCTTTCTCTTTTTCCAGATCGCCTTGGGAGGGATGGGTTGGGTGGATGCCATCATCGTGTCGGGCGCCTACATCCTCTCCACTTCCGCATTTCACATCGACCGGCTCCTGCTGTGGCGGTATCTGCTGCGTCGGCGCGTGGAGACCCTGCAGGGGCCGAACGATTTCATCGCGTGTTTCCGCCTCACCGTCCTGGAAAAGCTCTTCGCCTCCGCGGCCTTCCTGGGATTTGTGGCCATCACGCTTTCCTATTTCTACGCGCTCCGCCTGATCGTGATGACCCCCGAACAAATGCGGGTGGCGTACACTTTCTCGATCCCCGTCGTGGTGTTCTACCCGGTCTTCGTGATCGGATTCACGCTGCTCCGATTGAACCCGGTTCTGGAATACATGAAACACGAGGTGGAGGGGCTGCCGCACAAGGAAAAGAATCTGCGGCAGGCGCGACTCGTCGCCCTGCGGTTTCCCTACGAGCTTGCGGCGGTGATCCTACTCCTCTGGACCGGGGCGGGCATGTTCTTTGTGCCCGTGCAGGTGTTCTTCCTCGACATGCCGCTGCGAAAGGCTTTCGTGCTCTTCGCGGGCCTGATCCCGACGGCCTTGGGCGTCGGACTGTATCAGGCCAATTGGCATCGGCGCATTCTCAAGCCCTTCATCGCCCACCTCTCGGAGCGTCATCCCGAAATCGTGGGTACCGTGCGGGCCCTCAGCCTCCGATGGAAACTCATGGCCAGCTTCCTCGCCCTCACGGTCTTTACCGTGAGTCTGGCGTACCTTGCCAGCACGCTCCAATCCATACAAGCGCTCGACCCGGGCCTCCTGATCGTTTTCTTTGCGGTCCTGCTTCTCGTGGCCGTGGGCGTCGTGGTCTATTGGTCGGACGACATCTCCCAGCCGCTTGTCGAGCTGGCACAGACGGCGTCCGACATCGGCACGGGGGATCTGACCCGCCGCGTGTCCGTTGGAGAGGAGGACGAAATCGGGCGACTGGCGATGGCCTTCAATCGGATGGAAGCGGCCCTCCGGGAAAAAATGGAGAGCATCCGGAGTCTCAATCTCGACCTCGACAACAAGGTGAAGGAGCGGACGAGAGAGCTGGAACAGACTCTCAGCGAGCTCAAGCACGCTCAGGCTCAGGTGATCCACTCGGAGAAAATGGCCTCACTCGGACAACTGGTGGCCGGCGTGGCGCACGAGCTGAACAACCCTCTGTCGTTTGTGTATTCAAACGTGAAACTCCTCCAGGAATTGGTGGACCGCCTGAAACGCGCCGGAGCCGCCCCGGATCTCATTGACAGAATGGAAAGGCTCCTCAAGGGAATGGACGAGGGAGCCGATCGGGCCCGGAAGATCGTGGGCGACCTGAAAACGTTCTCACGGTTGGACGAAGCCGAATGGAAGCGGGTGGATATTCACGAGGGCCTTGAAAGCAGCCTGAATCTGATCCACAACAAGATGAAAAAGAACATCCAGATTCATCGGGAATTGGACACCCTCCCCAAGATCGGTTGCTACGCGAGCGAATTGAACCAGGTTTTCCTGAACCTGCTGGTGAATGCCGTGGACGCCATTTCGGAACGCGGCGACCTCTGGCTTCGAACGCGCCGGAAAGACGGCAGCGTTGAAATCGAGATCGAGGACAACGGCGCCGGCATGCCGCCCGAAGTACAGAAGAAGATCTTTGAGCCCTTCTACACCACCAAGCCGGTTGGGAGGGGGACGGGGCTGGGTCTGTCCATCTCCTACAACATCGTCCAGAAACATGGCGGCAGCATTCGGGTGGACAGCTCGCCCGGCCGTGGCACCAAGTTCACCATTTCCCTCCCGGTCCGGGAAATACCACTTACATGA
- a CDS encoding Mut7-C RNAse domain-containing protein, giving the protein MNSTDLENGSSSSASWGSRLFRGGLSDLGSQRSGPFGLKGPLGAGWTTGERCSSALSSRLFIADVMLGRLATWLRILGYDCEYDRRWSDREILKRRRETGRIVLTRDRDLMGRLPPEARCWIGSDRVLEQLRDLCRELDLRVSGDRLFTRCLRCNVELDEVSRSDVERIVPPYVYSTQPEFSRCHGCGRIFWAATHRTSAVESLKAVGLL; this is encoded by the coding sequence GTGAATTCGACGGACCTCGAAAACGGAAGTTCATCGTCCGCATCATGGGGGAGTAGGCTGTTCCGCGGGGGACTCTCGGACCTCGGGAGTCAGCGGTCGGGGCCGTTCGGCCTGAAAGGGCCTCTCGGGGCGGGATGGACGACGGGCGAACGGTGCTCGTCTGCTCTTTCTTCCCGACTTTTCATTGCGGATGTCATGCTGGGTCGGCTGGCCACCTGGCTTCGGATCCTGGGGTATGATTGTGAATACGACCGGCGATGGTCCGATCGGGAAATTCTCAAACGACGGCGTGAAACGGGGAGGATTGTTTTGACGCGCGACCGGGACTTGATGGGACGATTGCCGCCGGAAGCCCGCTGCTGGATCGGCAGTGATCGGGTTCTTGAGCAGCTCCGGGATCTTTGTCGTGAGCTCGATCTGCGGGTGTCCGGCGACCGACTGTTCACGCGCTGCCTGAGGTGCAACGTTGAACTGGATGAAGTGTCGCGATCGGACGTGGAGCGGATCGTACCGCCTTATGTGTATTCCACCCAACCCGAGTTTTCTCGCTGCCATGGCTGCGGGCGGATCTTCTGGGCGGCTACGCATCGGACCTCCGCCGTGGAAAGCCTGAAAGCGGTGGGGCTGCTGTGA
- a CDS encoding HD domain-containing protein translates to MTLKESLVDRVVDLEDQIKRMCLIGIALTSERNLKVLLEKIVHEARGFVGADAGSLYIVEHEQLSFEVAQNDSLERAGKMEPFNAFKMPLNEKSIAGYVALRGELLMIGDVYTLPPTVPYQFNRAFDERTGYRSKSILAIPMRDHEEQIIGVLQLLNKLDGNGAVQPFSASDRDISYSLASQAAISINNVRLVKELKTTFNALVTYCGVLVDARSRHTAGHTVRVAEYTMRLADAVTRQQDGPFKEVKLSEDQLEEIYIAAYLHDIGKIGVRETVLDKENKLTKDQLEAIRQRFHYVKERTLRECFERIAREGLGVEGARKTESEAQEKVRQLEDDLKFVEQVYIPTVVADDKAARLQEIAKKRYTDPSGQEQPLITEFEYENLSIRRGSLTSKERKEIEDHVVKSIEILTRIPFPKHLKNVCVYAGGHHEKLDGSGYPNGIKGDALPLQARMIALCDFFDALTAYDRPYKKPVPVERSYSIIEEEGKQNKIDLTLLDLFRKEKLHEGIVEEAAKPPHERKYPDGIQSPFIKQILGKAN, encoded by the coding sequence GTGACTCTCAAAGAATCACTCGTCGACCGCGTCGTCGATCTGGAAGATCAGATCAAGCGGATGTGCCTCATCGGCATCGCGCTGACCTCCGAGCGGAACCTCAAAGTCCTCCTTGAAAAAATCGTCCACGAAGCGCGCGGTTTCGTCGGGGCGGATGCCGGAAGCCTCTACATCGTTGAGCACGAACAACTCAGCTTTGAGGTGGCCCAGAACGATTCGTTGGAAAGGGCTGGGAAGATGGAACCTTTCAACGCGTTCAAGATGCCCCTGAACGAGAAAAGCATCGCAGGGTATGTCGCCCTGCGCGGAGAGCTTCTCATGATTGGCGACGTATATACCCTTCCTCCTACTGTCCCTTATCAATTCAATCGCGCGTTCGACGAGCGAACGGGGTATCGCTCCAAGTCGATTCTGGCCATTCCCATGCGCGATCATGAAGAGCAGATTATCGGCGTGCTCCAACTCCTCAACAAGCTGGATGGGAACGGGGCCGTGCAGCCCTTCTCCGCGAGCGACCGCGATATCAGTTACTCGCTGGCCAGCCAGGCTGCGATCAGCATCAACAACGTCCGCCTCGTCAAGGAATTGAAGACCACGTTCAACGCCCTCGTCACGTACTGCGGCGTGCTGGTCGACGCTCGAAGCCGCCACACGGCCGGGCACACCGTGCGCGTGGCCGAGTACACCATGCGTCTGGCCGATGCCGTCACTCGCCAGCAGGATGGGCCGTTCAAGGAAGTGAAGCTGAGCGAGGACCAGTTGGAGGAAATCTATATTGCCGCCTACCTCCATGACATTGGGAAGATCGGCGTTCGGGAAACGGTGTTGGACAAGGAGAACAAGCTGACCAAGGACCAATTGGAGGCGATTCGGCAGCGATTCCACTATGTGAAGGAGCGGACCCTGCGGGAGTGCTTTGAGCGAATCGCCCGGGAAGGGTTGGGAGTGGAGGGCGCCCGAAAGACGGAGTCGGAGGCACAGGAGAAGGTGCGGCAACTGGAAGATGACTTGAAATTTGTGGAGCAAGTGTACATTCCGACCGTGGTGGCGGATGACAAGGCCGCGCGCCTCCAGGAGATCGCGAAAAAGCGGTACACCGATCCCTCGGGCCAGGAGCAGCCGCTCATCACGGAGTTTGAATACGAGAATCTCTCCATCCGACGCGGCAGCCTGACCTCCAAGGAAAGGAAGGAGATTGAAGATCACGTCGTAAAGTCCATCGAGATTTTGACGCGCATCCCCTTCCCGAAGCACCTCAAGAATGTTTGCGTCTACGCCGGCGGTCATCACGAGAAACTGGACGGTTCGGGATACCCGAACGGCATCAAGGGTGACGCCCTCCCCCTTCAGGCGCGGATGATCGCCCTGTGTGATTTCTTCGACGCCCTTACGGCCTACGACCGCCCCTACAAGAAACCCGTCCCGGTGGAGCGCAGTTACTCGATCATTGAGGAAGAAGGGAAGCAGAACAAGATCGATCTCACGCTCCTGGATTTGTTCCGGAAGGAAAAGCTGCACGAGGGGATTGTGGAGGAGGCCGCCAAGCCGCCCCACGAGAGGAAATATCCGGATGGGATCCAGTCCCCTTTCATCAAGCAGATCCTCGGCAAGGCGAATTGA
- a CDS encoding sigma 54-interacting transcriptional regulator — protein MKRDKVLVVDDEPNIVEALTIALEEQYDVLGATSGTEGLALLARNPDSAVIITDQRMPGMSGTEFLEKTLDTAPMAVRIILTGYTDIESLVEAINAGKVYHYITKPWQPGDLRVIVRRAVEYRGLLQERGELRTDLLKKNEALERTLAELKEAQEKLMEAERRAFAEQLREKEEQISVLSQNLTERHRFDSLVGRSSAMQKVYRLIETVSPSDVTVLIQGESGTGKEMVAKAIHFNGARKDKPFVAQNCAALTETLLDSELFGHARGAFTGAIRDKRGLFDVASEGTLFLDEVGEMSAALQVKLLRVLQDGSYTRVGDDGPRTTRARIISATNRDLFHMAQQKKFRDDLYYRLHVVQISLPPLRDRKEDLPMLVRHFAEKRGKNGRMEIHPNLLEAFDRYDWPGNVRELEHEIERMITLHPGASRLTADMVSERLRTGLVKRSRVKRGTSMKDITAEVEEGIIRDGLERTRGNKARLARELGLSRKGLLDKMVRLKIPAPPRRRVDK, from the coding sequence ATGAAGCGAGACAAAGTCCTTGTGGTGGATGATGAGCCGAACATTGTCGAGGCCCTTACGATCGCCTTGGAGGAACAGTATGACGTGTTGGGGGCCACGTCCGGTACGGAGGGCCTGGCGCTGCTTGCCAGGAACCCGGATTCGGCGGTGATCATTACCGACCAGCGGATGCCGGGGATGAGCGGGACCGAGTTTCTGGAAAAGACTCTCGATACGGCGCCCATGGCCGTTCGCATCATCCTGACCGGGTACACCGACATCGAGTCGCTGGTCGAAGCCATCAACGCCGGGAAGGTCTACCACTACATCACCAAGCCCTGGCAGCCCGGGGATCTGCGCGTGATCGTTCGCCGGGCTGTGGAGTACCGTGGCCTCCTCCAAGAACGAGGAGAGCTCCGGACAGACCTTCTGAAAAAGAATGAGGCGCTTGAACGTACGCTTGCCGAATTGAAAGAGGCTCAGGAGAAATTGATGGAAGCGGAACGGCGCGCGTTTGCCGAGCAGCTCCGGGAGAAAGAGGAGCAGATCTCCGTCTTGAGCCAGAATCTCACGGAGCGGCACCGGTTCGATTCGCTCGTGGGCCGCAGTTCCGCGATGCAGAAGGTCTATCGCTTGATCGAAACAGTTTCCCCATCCGATGTTACCGTGCTCATACAGGGCGAGAGCGGAACCGGCAAGGAGATGGTGGCCAAGGCCATTCATTTCAACGGAGCGCGCAAGGACAAGCCGTTCGTGGCACAAAATTGCGCCGCGCTGACGGAGACGCTTCTCGATTCAGAGCTGTTCGGCCATGCGCGAGGCGCGTTCACAGGCGCCATTCGGGACAAGCGGGGTCTGTTCGACGTCGCCTCCGAAGGCACGCTCTTCCTCGATGAAGTGGGAGAGATGAGCGCCGCGCTCCAGGTGAAACTCCTCCGAGTCCTCCAGGACGGATCCTACACAAGAGTGGGGGACGACGGACCCCGCACGACGCGTGCCCGGATCATCTCAGCAACCAATCGGGACCTCTTTCATATGGCACAGCAAAAGAAATTCAGGGACGATCTATACTACCGCCTGCATGTTGTTCAGATATCGCTCCCACCCTTGAGGGATCGAAAAGAGGACCTGCCGATGCTCGTGCGCCATTTCGCGGAGAAGCGGGGCAAGAACGGGCGCATGGAGATTCACCCCAATCTTCTGGAGGCCTTCGACCGGTACGATTGGCCGGGGAATGTCCGCGAACTTGAGCACGAGATCGAGCGGATGATAACCCTCCATCCGGGCGCTTCCCGCCTGACGGCGGACATGGTCTCCGAGCGGCTCCGCACGGGCCTGGTCAAACGATCAAGAGTGAAAAGGGGTACTTCGATGAAGGACATTACGGCGGAAGTCGAAGAGGGGATCATCCGGGATGGACTCGAGCGGACCCGTGGGAACAAGGCCAGGCTTGCCCGCGAGCTGGGCCTCAGCCGGAAAGGTCTGTTGGACAAGATGGTTCGGCTCAAGATACCGGCGCCGCCGCGGAGGAGAGTGGACAAGTGA
- the nadB gene encoding L-aspartate oxidase, which produces MACVSAIARKAVRKFDTSAFYSRVIDIATSCTENERRGDPLIQTDFLVLGSGIAGLSFALKAADHGEVIVLTKAGENESNTKYAQGGIASVISEEDSFDLHIEDTRRAGAGLCNRRTVELVVREGPRMIRELVDLGVPFSRQEGNGEFELGMEGGHTKRRILHVRDFTGREIETALVARIRNRPEIRLLQYHTAIDLVTRRKARIPPHDDRVIGVYTLDRANQKIESYCARVVVLATGGSGKIYLYTSNPDIATADGQAMAYRAGAVLANMEFFQFHPTCLYHPKAKSFLISEAVRGEGAVLRLQNGEPFMKKYDERGELAPRDIVARAIDSEMKKRGDDYVLLDLTHRDGAFIRERFPMIYENCRQYGYDMAREPIPVVPAAHYGCGGIKADEWGRSSLPGLYAIGEVACTGLHGANRLASNSLLEALVYADRAAAQAIKTFRDEKLDFSSVPPWDEGTAIDSDEAVVISQNWDEIRRLMWNYVGIVRSDKRLARARQRIDLLMREINDYYWNFTLTSDLIELRNVAAAAEATIRSALSRKESRGLHYNLSYPLSDERCAKDTDVRRLPSSSC; this is translated from the coding sequence ATGGCATGCGTCAGTGCGATCGCCAGGAAGGCGGTGCGGAAGTTCGACACGTCAGCATTCTACTCGCGGGTCATTGACATCGCCACATCGTGCACCGAGAATGAGCGGAGAGGTGACCCCTTGATTCAAACTGATTTTCTCGTGCTGGGCAGCGGCATCGCGGGCCTGAGCTTCGCCCTGAAGGCGGCGGATCATGGCGAGGTTATCGTCCTCACCAAGGCCGGCGAGAACGAATCCAACACCAAGTACGCTCAGGGCGGCATTGCATCCGTGATCTCGGAGGAAGATTCCTTTGACCTGCACATCGAAGACACACGCCGGGCCGGCGCAGGGCTGTGCAACCGCCGCACGGTTGAGTTGGTGGTCCGGGAGGGGCCGAGGATGATCCGCGAGCTGGTCGATCTGGGCGTACCCTTCTCGCGGCAGGAGGGAAACGGTGAGTTTGAGTTGGGCATGGAGGGGGGTCACACGAAGCGCCGTATTCTCCATGTGCGGGACTTCACGGGGCGGGAGATCGAGACCGCGCTCGTGGCGCGCATCCGGAACCGGCCGGAGATCCGTCTCCTCCAGTATCACACGGCTATTGACTTGGTCACGCGACGCAAAGCGCGTATCCCACCTCATGACGATCGAGTCATCGGCGTGTACACGCTCGACCGCGCGAACCAAAAGATCGAATCCTATTGCGCGCGTGTGGTGGTCCTGGCTACCGGAGGCTCCGGAAAGATTTATCTGTACACTTCCAATCCCGACATCGCCACGGCGGATGGCCAGGCCATGGCCTACCGCGCCGGAGCTGTGCTGGCCAACATGGAGTTCTTCCAGTTCCATCCCACGTGTCTCTACCACCCCAAGGCCAAATCGTTTCTGATTTCCGAGGCCGTTCGCGGCGAGGGCGCCGTCCTTCGGCTTCAGAATGGCGAACCGTTCATGAAAAAATACGATGAGCGCGGCGAGCTGGCTCCAAGAGACATCGTCGCCCGGGCTATCGACAGCGAGATGAAAAAACGAGGGGACGATTACGTTCTTCTCGATCTCACCCACAGGGACGGAGCGTTCATCCGGGAACGGTTCCCGATGATCTACGAGAATTGCCGTCAATACGGGTACGACATGGCGCGCGAACCGATTCCGGTTGTGCCCGCCGCGCACTATGGCTGCGGAGGCATCAAGGCGGATGAATGGGGACGATCCAGTCTCCCCGGACTCTACGCCATCGGAGAGGTCGCCTGCACCGGCCTGCACGGCGCCAACCGCCTCGCCAGTAATTCTCTTCTGGAGGCGCTGGTTTATGCGGATCGGGCGGCGGCCCAAGCGATCAAAACATTCCGTGATGAAAAGCTCGATTTCTCGTCGGTCCCGCCATGGGACGAAGGCACGGCCATCGACTCGGACGAAGCCGTCGTCATCTCCCAGAATTGGGACGAGATCCGCCGGCTGATGTGGAACTATGTAGGCATCGTACGCTCCGACAAACGGCTGGCGCGCGCGCGGCAACGGATCGATCTGCTCATGCGCGAGATCAACGACTACTATTGGAACTTCACGCTGACGTCAGATTTGATCGAACTTCGGAACGTGGCGGCGGCGGCTGAAGCCACCATCCGAAGCGCCCTCAGCCGCAAGGAAAGCCGCGGACTGCACTACAACTTGAGCTATCCCCTCTCGGACGAGCGATGCGCCAAGGACACGGATGTCAGGCGACTGCCCAGTTCCTCGTGCTGA